In Halalkalicoccus sp. NIPERK01, one DNA window encodes the following:
- the gvpA gene encoding gas vesicle protein GvpA has product MSQSRPNTSSLAEVLDRILDKGVVIDLWVRVSLVGIEILTIEARVVIASVDTFLHYAKEISKIEQAEESGDWEELEEIEIKPQASS; this is encoded by the coding sequence ATGAGTCAATCAAGACCAAACACGTCCAGCCTCGCGGAAGTCCTCGATCGAATCCTCGATAAGGGCGTCGTGATCGATCTCTGGGTTCGCGTGTCGCTCGTGGGGATCGAAATCCTCACGATTGAGGCACGAGTGGTCATTGCGTCGGTGGACACGTTCCTCCACTACGCAAAGGAGATCTCCAAGATCGAACAGGCAGAGGAATCCGGCGACTGGGAGGAACTCGAGGAGATCGAAATCAAACCTCAAGCATCGTCGTAA
- a CDS encoding sodium:proton antiporter gives MGTYEIGLIIISIALLGTVVLPRLLEHRPLSFPMIYVVLGSLLFSLIPGAPALDPIANSSLTERLTELVIIISLMGAGLKLDRPFSLQTWTATWRLVVVALPLTAGSVAVLAWGVLGLLPATAILLGAVIAPTDPVLASGIEAGAPLTEFEEEQDPRYEWGTVRFALTSEAGFNDGLAFPLTNLAIVIAGAAFVRPEVWIVDWLLVDVFYKIGVGIVLGYLIGQLMARFLFRLPTSGSIADMMVNERDVMAGVEALATTLLAYGITEQLHGYGFIAVFIAALTLRHSEWEHDYYVELHDFAVLVERLLMATVLLLFGGAIAGGLLSPLTWLEGAIGVLCIFVIRPATGIISYLGTAASWPERAVIAFFGIRGVGSFYYLSHALAESSFHEAELVIAAEELWAFVGFVVLASIIVHGITASPVMAALDKRQQEEG, from the coding sequence ATGGGCACTTACGAGATCGGCCTGATAATCATCTCTATCGCTCTGCTGGGTACGGTCGTTTTGCCACGACTACTCGAACACCGGCCCTTATCGTTCCCAATGATATATGTGGTGCTCGGCAGTCTCCTCTTTTCACTCATCCCCGGCGCTCCAGCACTTGATCCGATCGCGAATTCATCACTCACCGAACGTCTCACTGAACTCGTCATCATCATCTCGCTTATGGGAGCAGGATTGAAGCTTGATCGACCGTTCTCGCTGCAGACGTGGACTGCAACGTGGCGATTAGTAGTTGTTGCATTACCACTCACGGCGGGATCGGTAGCGGTCCTGGCATGGGGGGTCCTCGGTCTCTTGCCAGCCACTGCCATCCTGCTCGGAGCTGTGATCGCGCCGACCGATCCGGTTCTTGCCTCTGGAATCGAAGCAGGAGCTCCGCTGACCGAATTCGAAGAGGAACAGGATCCACGGTATGAGTGGGGAACCGTTCGATTTGCGCTCACCTCAGAAGCCGGATTCAATGACGGATTGGCTTTTCCCCTCACAAACCTAGCAATCGTCATCGCCGGAGCGGCGTTCGTAAGGCCAGAGGTCTGGATCGTAGACTGGCTTCTCGTTGATGTTTTCTACAAAATCGGTGTTGGAATAGTGCTCGGCTACCTGATTGGGCAGCTGATGGCTCGCTTCCTGTTTCGACTCCCGACATCAGGAAGTATCGCAGACATGATGGTTAATGAGCGGGACGTAATGGCGGGTGTTGAAGCGCTGGCCACGACATTACTCGCCTACGGTATAACCGAACAGTTGCATGGGTATGGCTTCATCGCCGTATTCATAGCTGCATTGACGCTTCGACATTCCGAATGGGAGCATGACTACTACGTAGAACTCCATGATTTCGCCGTCCTCGTTGAGCGACTACTAATGGCAACGGTTCTTCTCTTATTCGGAGGGGCTATCGCCGGAGGCCTACTCTCTCCCCTGACCTGGTTAGAAGGGGCAATCGGGGTACTCTGTATATTTGTCATTAGACCAGCGACTGGAATCATTAGCTACCTTGGAACAGCTGCTTCTTGGCCAGAACGGGCGGTAATCGCGTTTTTCGGTATACGAGGAGTCGGATCGTTTTATTATCTGTCTCATGCATTAGCAGAATCATCATTCCATGAAGCGGAACTGGTTATTGCTGCTGAGGAACTGTGGGCGTTTGTGGGCTTCGTTGTGCTGGCGTCGATTATAGTTCACGGAATAACCGCAAGTCCAGTAATGGCTGCTCTCGATAAGCGACAGCAGGAGGAGGGATGA
- the gvpM gene encoding gas vesicle protein GvpM, whose protein sequence is MEPTRPEGHAVVDLLDVLLTEGAIVQADVVVTIADIPLIGINLRAAIAGMTTMVEYGMFTEWDEEVRNQKRYRHSEFGRRPRPKVPAEDE, encoded by the coding sequence ATGGAGCCGACACGCCCTGAGGGCCACGCCGTTGTCGATCTACTGGACGTGCTGCTCACCGAAGGCGCGATAGTACAGGCAGACGTCGTCGTCACTATTGCGGACATTCCACTAATCGGGATCAACCTCCGGGCGGCGATCGCGGGGATGACGACGATGGTCGAGTACGGGATGTTCACTGAATGGGACGAGGAAGTTAGAAATCAGAAGCGGTATCGCCACTCGGAGTTCGGTCGCCGGCCGCGTCCGAAGGTACCGGCTGAGGACGAATGA
- a CDS encoding metallophosphoesterase, whose amino-acid sequence MVTEYVFISDLHMGGDEQLTTLDFENELISFLEDLRQRGGNVELIINGDTFGLWEYAEVTGTDKLERVIEDHPRVFEQFRATGEEIDITLIPGNHDYDLACYPSYVDRLAEYNLTLEPKIAITREVADGTVWIEHGQQYDANNRMPDWGNPDALPVGYFVVQRIVAAAGRYSEHARGDWLRDIQSVAPMEEIPRWLLSNYFYREMSPLLRAIVVPLLLFFNITIFYLFGTVLEVIGLLPPHFFTNNPVIRNLGVADYVLELIIAVNIVIIGVLLMLAIPFWLFRRDLRRTLERFGVMLSGVRVGQGDRPFLNAARDVFESHPDVTVFVYGHTHRASLTRWGDRVVVNTGTWLKKVQHVETWFSRLPGVYYPSFRLNYFRIVPEGDRIVVEYEEIETNQPRDLTWIQRLVARKPPAPTPIPERTVVDPAGTLEIPGAKSGSDPESTTGAEPERESVT is encoded by the coding sequence ATGGTCACCGAGTACGTCTTCATCAGCGACCTCCACATGGGCGGTGACGAGCAACTCACCACGCTCGACTTCGAGAACGAACTCATCTCCTTTCTCGAGGACCTGAGGCAGCGCGGCGGCAACGTCGAGTTGATCATCAATGGCGACACCTTTGGCCTCTGGGAGTACGCCGAGGTGACTGGTACCGACAAGCTCGAGCGGGTGATAGAGGACCACCCTCGCGTCTTCGAACAGTTCCGCGCGACCGGCGAGGAGATCGATATCACGCTCATTCCGGGTAACCACGACTACGACCTCGCGTGTTACCCGTCCTACGTGGATCGGCTCGCGGAGTACAACCTGACCCTCGAGCCCAAAATCGCCATCACCCGCGAGGTCGCCGACGGAACGGTCTGGATCGAGCACGGCCAGCAGTACGACGCAAACAATCGCATGCCTGACTGGGGCAATCCGGACGCGCTGCCGGTTGGCTACTTCGTCGTCCAGCGGATCGTCGCCGCCGCAGGGCGCTACTCCGAGCACGCCAGAGGCGACTGGCTCCGCGACATCCAGTCGGTCGCGCCGATGGAAGAGATCCCGCGCTGGTTGCTCTCGAACTACTTCTATCGGGAGATGAGCCCGCTCTTGCGGGCGATCGTCGTTCCACTGTTGCTCTTTTTCAACATCACGATCTTCTACCTGTTCGGTACCGTCCTCGAGGTGATCGGACTCCTCCCGCCGCACTTTTTCACTAACAACCCCGTGATTCGGAACCTCGGAGTTGCCGATTACGTCCTCGAACTCATCATCGCCGTCAACATCGTCATCATCGGCGTGTTGCTCATGCTCGCAATCCCGTTCTGGCTCTTCAGACGGGACCTGAGGCGAACCCTCGAACGCTTCGGCGTCATGCTGTCCGGGGTTCGGGTCGGCCAGGGCGATCGACCGTTTCTGAACGCGGCCAGGGACGTCTTCGAATCGCACCCCGACGTGACCGTCTTCGTCTACGGGCACACTCACCGCGCATCGCTCACGAGGTGGGGCGACCGCGTCGTCGTCAACACGGGAACCTGGCTGAAGAAGGTCCAGCACGTCGAAACGTGGTTCTCTCGGCTACCCGGGGTCTACTACCCCTCGTTCCGGCTGAACTACTTCCGGATCGTTCCGGAGGGCGATCGGATCGTCGTCGAGTACGAGGAGATCGAGACGAACCAACCGCGGGACCTCACCTGGATTCAGCGACTGGTCGCGCGTAAACCGCCCGCGCCGACACCGATTCCGGAACGCACGGTCGTCGATCCTGCAGGAACGCTCGAGATCCCGGGCGCGAAATCCGGCTCCGATCCAGAATCGACGACCGGCGCCGAGCCAGAGCGCGAATCGGTCACCTGA
- a CDS encoding helix-turn-helix domain-containing protein, producing MTNTHQHQLECNALSTITSSGAKLVYLYLWLENEATIDELHAALGLKKLTLYSLLQTLTATDLVERDGPVYVCQEQTAAGGNA from the coding sequence ATGACCAATACTCACCAGCACCAGCTAGAATGCAATGCACTTTCGACGATCACCTCATCCGGTGCCAAACTCGTCTACCTCTATCTGTGGCTCGAGAACGAAGCAACGATCGACGAGCTTCACGCCGCACTCGGACTGAAGAAGCTCACACTTTACTCGCTGCTCCAGACACTCACTGCAACTGATCTCGTGGAGCGTGACGGACCCGTGTACGTCTGCCAGGAGCAGACAGCAGCGGGGGGGAATGCATGA
- a CDS encoding bacterio-opsin activator domain-containing protein gives MVAIIEFELSAENFALEETLRALPGVHIEIERVVADDPTRITPYVWVQTDDFDALEAAFEKDPTVESMTLLSETDEERSYQMVWTGSVDLIIRLLTDHEGTIITATGSDEKWHLRAVFPDRKSLSQAHDSAKNVGLQFDVQSIYGTDDTRHVKYGLTEKQRDTIVAAFEAGYFEVPRDVSLSEFAAQQNLSHQAISEQLRRATSHLVESTLISDRNTNGG, from the coding sequence ATGGTCGCGATCATCGAATTTGAGCTTTCCGCCGAGAATTTCGCGCTTGAAGAAACATTGAGGGCACTCCCGGGGGTACACATCGAGATCGAGCGGGTCGTTGCCGACGACCCGACTCGGATTACGCCGTATGTATGGGTCCAGACCGATGACTTTGACGCGCTCGAAGCCGCATTTGAGAAGGATCCTACTGTCGAGTCAATGACCCTGTTATCCGAAACTGATGAAGAGCGTTCGTATCAGATGGTATGGACCGGTTCAGTTGACCTCATTATCAGATTACTTACGGACCATGAGGGAACGATCATTACTGCGACGGGATCAGATGAGAAGTGGCATCTCCGTGCAGTGTTTCCAGATCGAAAGTCCCTCTCCCAAGCGCACGATTCTGCAAAGAATGTCGGCCTGCAGTTCGATGTTCAGTCGATTTATGGAACAGACGATACCCGACACGTTAAGTACGGGCTCACGGAAAAGCAGCGCGATACCATCGTTGCAGCCTTTGAGGCAGGCTATTTCGAAGTCCCACGGGACGTTTCCTTGTCGGAATTTGCTGCGCAGCAAAATCTGTCACACCAAGCGATCTCAGAACAGCTGCGACGTGCGACGAGCCATCTCGTCGAGTCAACGCTTATCTCGGATAGAAACACGAATGGAGGGTAA
- a CDS encoding HTH domain-containing protein, with amino-acid sequence MSTDSVRAVVRVRTLGPAGLNPPQIEVINRLQMLADEGPVDELDVDVWGPSMGTTQDRRNPTETRERVAEFEHWATEQGYTLRPAFQWQSSESAGDTGSQKQEIVTPLITLAIYTENEGALQVVYPHVDGEDVCTIHDGVEALESMADNTDRSGDEQRKQEGVPAE; translated from the coding sequence ATGAGTACAGACTCAGTCCGTGCGGTCGTTCGAGTGCGGACGCTGGGCCCAGCGGGACTCAACCCTCCGCAGATCGAGGTCATTAATCGCCTCCAGATGCTGGCAGACGAGGGTCCAGTCGATGAACTCGATGTCGATGTATGGGGACCGTCGATGGGAACCACGCAAGATCGGCGGAATCCGACGGAGACACGCGAACGAGTAGCCGAATTCGAACACTGGGCAACCGAACAGGGGTATACGCTCCGGCCGGCCTTCCAGTGGCAGTCCAGCGAATCAGCAGGCGATACCGGGAGCCAGAAACAAGAGATCGTCACGCCGTTGATTACCCTCGCCATCTACACCGAGAACGAGGGAGCCCTGCAGGTAGTCTATCCCCACGTGGATGGTGAGGATGTCTGTACGATCCACGATGGTGTCGAAGCACTCGAATCGATGGCAGATAACACCGATCGGTCGGGAGACGAACAGCGTAAGCAAGAGGGAGTCCCGGCTGAGTGA
- a CDS encoding gas vesicle protein K: protein MRRIDLVGEATGESETDAASGLLALVMTVVELLVEAMEKEAIRRMGSGVLNPEEIERLGTRLLAIEDEIEVIKEREGIDNDVDELRTELNGLLSEGIEQVYNDHHEGIER from the coding sequence ATGAGACGGATCGATCTCGTCGGTGAGGCCACTGGGGAAAGTGAGACGGACGCGGCGTCCGGACTGCTCGCACTCGTGATGACCGTCGTCGAGCTGCTCGTCGAAGCGATGGAGAAAGAGGCGATTCGCCGCATGGGCTCAGGCGTGTTGAATCCGGAGGAGATCGAACGCCTCGGAACCCGGCTTCTGGCGATCGAAGACGAGATTGAGGTAATCAAGGAACGAGAGGGGATCGACAACGACGTCGACGAGTTGCGAACAGAACTCAACGGCCTGCTCAGCGAAGGAATCGAGCAAGTGTACAATGACCATCACGAGGGGATAGAACGATGA
- the gvpH gene encoding gas vesicle protein GvpH — protein sequence MTTDDNNQETSSLLDILRHVVETLHDAERSDEGETAGHGTVSGRSFRTDYEFTVSTGLDPDPDSHWGHLGIEELSDESTATSIDTDEGYLVDVREEGDAIIVLADLSQMTAESVTTEIDRERDELVIELGEKTIERIPLDDAAITVTDSTFNNGVLEVRLQTGESAVEGGSNE from the coding sequence ATGACAACCGACGACAACAACCAAGAAACCTCGTCGCTGCTCGACATTCTTCGACACGTCGTCGAGACACTCCACGATGCAGAACGCAGCGACGAGGGCGAAACAGCCGGTCACGGGACGGTCTCCGGGCGGTCTTTCCGAACCGACTACGAGTTTACCGTGAGTACAGGCCTCGACCCCGACCCTGACAGTCACTGGGGCCACCTCGGTATCGAGGAGCTGTCCGACGAATCCACGGCGACGAGTATCGATACGGATGAGGGCTATCTCGTCGACGTCCGCGAGGAGGGAGACGCCATCATCGTGCTGGCCGACCTGTCACAGATGACGGCCGAGAGCGTTACTACCGAGATCGATCGCGAGCGAGACGAGCTCGTAATCGAACTCGGAGAGAAGACCATCGAGCGGATCCCACTCGACGATGCAGCCATCACTGTGACTGACTCGACGTTCAACAATGGCGTCCTCGAGGTCCGCCTTCAAACCGGCGAATCTGCCGTAGAAGGAGGATCCAATGAGTAA
- a CDS encoding helix-turn-helix domain-containing protein yields MRELVFALEYEPGCNRVADTLADHPDARIRSLSLHVTAERLWRVDHATGEAAALVDIEDAFFTSDYYADCLATEDCGATQTTEILDHTDDTLVLYSYWERTPTCASVPHIARDHLGDGVLFETRHEGRHYTWRLIHSSEGNVAAFFNDLEAAVGDCARMEMLRTTDSTAPMGDTDGKASGLSPKQESALRAAVEHGYYESPRGVDVGELATHLGVPRSTLTYRLRRAEEQLAKRHVAGEQAIEGLSTLL; encoded by the coding sequence ATGCGTGAACTCGTCTTCGCCCTCGAATACGAACCCGGCTGCAACAGGGTAGCCGATACGCTCGCCGATCATCCCGATGCCCGGATCCGCTCGCTCTCGCTGCACGTTACCGCCGAGCGCCTTTGGCGGGTCGACCATGCTACCGGCGAGGCGGCTGCCCTCGTCGACATCGAGGACGCCTTTTTCACCAGCGACTACTACGCGGACTGCCTCGCCACCGAAGACTGCGGGGCCACGCAGACCACGGAGATTCTTGATCACACCGACGACACGCTCGTTCTCTACTCATATTGGGAGCGCACCCCTACTTGTGCGTCCGTTCCCCACATCGCTCGCGACCATCTCGGTGATGGCGTGCTGTTCGAGACGCGCCATGAGGGCCGCCACTATACGTGGCGGCTTATCCACTCGAGCGAGGGAAACGTGGCCGCATTCTTCAACGACCTCGAGGCGGCCGTCGGCGACTGCGCCCGGATGGAAATGCTCCGGACGACGGACTCTACCGCACCGATGGGTGACACGGACGGCAAAGCAAGCGGCCTGTCCCCCAAGCAGGAGTCCGCACTCCGGGCCGCCGTTGAACACGGCTATTATGAGTCGCCGCGTGGGGTCGACGTCGGCGAGTTGGCCACACATCTCGGCGTCCCACGGTCGACGCTCACCTATCGGCTGCGGCGGGCTGAAGAGCAGTTGGCGAAGCGCCACGTGGCGGGCGAGCAGGCTATAGAGGGGCTGTCGACGCTGCTCTAA
- the gvpJ gene encoding gas vesicle protein GvpJ yields MSSAKPTRQQSDLADVLELVLDKGIVINADIAVTIGDTELLGIEIRAAIASFETAAQYGLAFPSGTDMRRVEQASGREPLEIENEQGERETIDLGISASEGGSNAEDDETAGQRSPSKRPDPEVPTITSRSGRSDESRDGGDDDEDNGDENGS; encoded by the coding sequence ATGAGTAGCGCGAAACCCACACGACAGCAAAGCGATCTCGCAGATGTCCTCGAGCTAGTGCTCGATAAGGGAATTGTCATCAACGCTGATATCGCAGTGACAATTGGCGATACGGAGCTCTTGGGAATCGAGATCCGGGCAGCAATCGCTTCCTTCGAGACCGCTGCACAGTACGGTCTCGCGTTCCCCAGTGGGACCGATATGCGCCGAGTCGAACAGGCCTCAGGGCGCGAACCGCTCGAAATCGAGAATGAGCAGGGCGAGCGTGAAACGATCGACCTCGGGATCAGTGCGAGCGAGGGCGGCTCGAATGCGGAGGACGACGAGACCGCCGGCCAGAGGTCGCCCAGCAAACGGCCCGATCCTGAAGTCCCGACCATCACCAGTCGTAGTGGCAGGAGCGATGAATCGAGGGACGGAGGTGATGACGACGAGGACAACGGCGACGAGAACGGATCATGA
- a CDS encoding haloacid dehalogenase type II — protein sequence MEKPDVVTVDSYTTLVDVSSQAAVLEDHIAEIDDGERVSQAWRNQYIQYSMIANEIDEYRPFWELIGYGLQYALEANDYEVPGDVRDRIRNEVYQDRITVFDDVADGIGRVVDAGYEVYVLSNGDPAMLEHLIEAAELEDLVSGTISADEIGIYKPDPAIYQHAATRVGTPIRDILHISGGSMRDVWGAKHAGMKAGWLTRPEQKTPREYLGPDPDIVIENFDDLANRLE from the coding sequence ATGGAAAAGCCCGACGTGGTCACGGTCGATTCGTACACGACGCTCGTTGACGTCAGTTCACAAGCCGCCGTTCTAGAGGATCATATCGCGGAGATAGACGACGGAGAGCGCGTCTCACAAGCATGGCGGAACCAGTATATTCAGTACTCGATGATCGCTAACGAGATCGATGAGTATCGCCCATTCTGGGAGTTAATCGGCTACGGGCTACAATATGCTCTCGAAGCGAACGACTATGAGGTTCCCGGAGACGTACGCGACCGTATTCGTAATGAGGTCTACCAGGATCGGATTACCGTCTTTGATGACGTGGCCGATGGCATCGGACGGGTCGTCGACGCAGGCTACGAAGTATACGTGCTCTCGAATGGCGATCCGGCAATGCTTGAGCACCTGATCGAGGCTGCTGAACTCGAGGACCTCGTTTCCGGTACGATCAGCGCCGACGAGATCGGGATCTATAAACCCGATCCAGCGATCTATCAGCATGCCGCTACACGTGTTGGAACACCCATTCGAGACATTCTGCATATTTCCGGTGGCAGTATGCGTGATGTCTGGGGTGCAAAGCATGCCGGCATGAAAGCTGGTTGGCTCACACGGCCCGAACAGAAAACCCCCCGTGAGTACCTTGGGCCGGACCCTGACATCGTCATCGAGAACTTCGATGATCTTGCGAACCGTCTCGAATGA
- a CDS encoding cation:proton antiporter, whose protein sequence is MLVLEPIGHHELFIVIVQLTVLLFVARVLGELLNSMGQPTVVGELLAGVILGPSILGLVAPGIYDPLFAIPESEFHLLEIISWIGLIMLLIVTGLETDIDLVISKGRTAVILSLGGILVPFITGFTLGWFLPGNFVGATDQRLVFSLFIATAMSISAIPVIAKVLIELDIVRRDIGQLILAAGMVDDTIGWILLATVAGLARSGVVDVGSALTTLLSVVVFLGITFTVGPHVVRKIFHWVDNVVTGEMAMLSTLMILALTAGAITQYMGLEAILGAFVVGVLVSQVNRFDYHLKHTFELMTLGIFAPIFFAIAGLRMNVAALFDPTVFLVGLVVLSVACFGKFAGTMSVARTAGLSKWEGITIGGGMNARGAMEIIVATIGLGLGILTTDMYSIIVMVAIATSLMAPPIMRWSLPKIEMTEEEHERLKREERLRESFVAGITRILLPTRGGVTTQYAARLLGPVIRDRDIELTTMYVTTEGDENDDRIRRFSNSLNRLFRNRGRTKLHTVPIREADGSDGKRTDGKIALREVGESLEQVADDDDSEDVFGRIKQQLGEQNQSPRSLIRECRGTVADTIINEAINYDLLVLGEARRRSDPNEPLFSKNVDQILQETSCPTLVVSTPYSGEYALEQTGEQLRRILLPTVGTEYNRRAAEIAFAIATQENAIVEIVHIVDEPQPDDRFAGQPDLSKMIGIGEEIVDREATIGREMGAKVLTTVAVSPRPEMGIIDLAEKNDADLVIVGTETRSISQRAFYGPRVEYLLQNVNCPIVIVNSI, encoded by the coding sequence ATGCTAGTTCTCGAGCCAATCGGCCATCATGAACTCTTCATCGTCATCGTCCAACTTACGGTGTTGCTGTTTGTCGCACGCGTTCTTGGCGAATTGTTGAACTCGATGGGACAACCCACGGTCGTGGGAGAATTGCTTGCTGGCGTCATCCTCGGGCCATCTATACTGGGATTGGTCGCTCCAGGCATCTACGATCCCTTGTTTGCGATTCCCGAGAGCGAGTTCCACCTGCTTGAGATCATCTCCTGGATTGGGCTGATCATGCTGCTGATCGTAACAGGGCTCGAGACGGACATCGATCTCGTCATCAGTAAGGGCCGGACGGCCGTCATTCTCTCATTGGGCGGCATTCTCGTGCCGTTCATAACTGGGTTCACGCTGGGATGGTTCCTTCCAGGCAACTTTGTTGGTGCGACCGATCAACGACTCGTGTTTAGCCTGTTTATTGCGACGGCGATGAGTATCTCAGCTATTCCCGTCATTGCGAAGGTACTCATCGAACTCGATATCGTTCGGCGGGACATCGGACAGCTTATTCTCGCAGCAGGGATGGTCGATGATACGATCGGTTGGATCCTCCTTGCGACTGTCGCTGGATTGGCCCGAAGCGGTGTGGTGGATGTGGGTTCAGCCCTGACTACCCTCCTTTCGGTAGTGGTCTTTCTCGGAATCACGTTTACCGTCGGCCCACACGTGGTTCGGAAAATCTTCCACTGGGTCGACAACGTCGTTACGGGCGAGATGGCGATGCTGTCGACGCTCATGATTCTCGCACTCACGGCGGGCGCAATCACTCAGTACATGGGTCTCGAGGCAATTTTGGGAGCATTCGTTGTCGGGGTCTTAGTCAGTCAGGTCAACCGTTTTGATTACCACCTCAAGCACACATTCGAACTGATGACTCTCGGAATCTTCGCGCCGATCTTCTTTGCTATCGCTGGGCTCCGAATGAACGTTGCTGCGTTGTTTGATCCGACGGTGTTCTTGGTCGGCCTCGTCGTCCTCAGTGTCGCCTGCTTCGGTAAGTTCGCGGGTACGATGAGTGTCGCTCGAACGGCTGGCCTCTCGAAATGGGAAGGGATCACGATTGGTGGTGGAATGAATGCCCGTGGCGCGATGGAGATCATCGTCGCGACAATCGGGCTTGGACTCGGCATTCTGACGACCGATATGTACAGTATCATCGTCATGGTCGCTATCGCTACCTCGCTCATGGCACCGCCGATCATGCGCTGGTCACTCCCGAAAATTGAGATGACCGAGGAGGAACACGAACGGCTAAAACGAGAAGAACGGCTCCGGGAAAGCTTCGTCGCCGGTATTACGCGAATTCTACTGCCAACTCGCGGTGGAGTCACCACTCAGTATGCAGCGCGCTTGCTCGGACCCGTGATTCGCGACCGCGATATCGAACTGACGACGATGTACGTTACAACCGAAGGCGACGAAAACGACGATAGGATACGTAGGTTTTCCAACTCGCTCAATCGGTTGTTCAGAAACAGAGGGCGAACCAAGCTACATACGGTACCAATTCGGGAAGCCGATGGATCGGATGGTAAGCGGACGGACGGCAAAATAGCGCTCAGGGAGGTGGGAGAGTCTCTTGAGCAAGTTGCTGATGACGACGATTCCGAAGACGTCTTTGGACGTATCAAACAGCAGTTGGGTGAACAGAACCAATCACCTCGATCTCTCATTCGCGAGTGTCGTGGAACCGTGGCCGACACGATCATTAACGAAGCTATCAACTACGATTTACTCGTTCTCGGGGAGGCCAGGCGTAGGAGCGATCCCAACGAACCACTCTTCAGTAAGAACGTCGACCAAATCCTTCAAGAGACATCATGCCCAACACTGGTTGTCAGTACGCCTTATTCGGGCGAGTATGCCCTTGAGCAAACGGGCGAGCAATTACGCCGCATCCTGCTACCGACGGTAGGGACCGAGTATAATCGCCGTGCTGCCGAGATTGCCTTTGCGATTGCTACACAGGAAAACGCTATCGTCGAGATCGTCCACATCGTCGATGAACCGCAACCTGACGATCGTTTCGCCGGTCAACCTGATCTTTCGAAGATGATCGGTATAGGTGAGGAAATCGTCGATCGGGAGGCGACTATTGGCCGCGAGATGGGCGCCAAAGTGCTCACGACTGTAGCAGTAAGTCCCCGACCTGAGATGGGGATTATCGATCTCGCTGAAAAGAACGATGCGGATCTGGTTATCGTTGGAACAGAGACACGTTCGATTAGTCAACGAGCATTCTACGGTCCGCGTGTTGAATATCTTCTCCAGAACGTAAACTGTCCGATCGTGATCGTCAATTCGATCTGA